The Flavobacterium commune genome contains the following window.
TCTTTAACGGTTAATTTTCCGGAAACATTTTTCAGTGTTAAATTATCATACAATACCGTATTGGCTTTTGCGGTAAGCGTACAATCCAGGAAAGCGGGGATTTTCATGGCTTCTGTCTTTTTCGCTTTTGCATTGTCGGTTGTTGTATTTGTTGTTACTGCTTTTGGTTTTTCTTCAGAAGTCACAAAATCATTAACAGCTAATTGATTTGAAGTCAGGTTAAAATTTCCTTGCAGGTTTTGATTTTTAAATATAAAACCATAGAAATTTTCTAAAACCCCCGTAACACTTAAGTCGCTTTTACCAGTTGAAGCATTAAATTGTTTTAAGTTCACTCTAGATGGGTTAAATACAATGGCAGCGTTGCTAATATTCATCGATTTGCCGTTTTCGTCAGTATATTTAAAGCCAGATAAGCTCATTGTACCGGCATTATTAATGTTTTGGTACTGACTTTTTTCTACCGATTGCATGTCAAATTTGGTAGTCACATCGGCTTTTAGAATTCCACTTAGCGGTTTTTCTAATTTGATAGGGTAGGCTTTCGATAAGTTTCCTAAGTTGATTGTTCCTTTTAATGCAGCATCAACAATGGCGTTTTGGGTGATGTTTTTGATATTGGCCTTTGCATTAAAAACATCCTGATCAATGCGGAAAGAAAGCTTGTCTAAGTTGACATAGGTATCGTTTAAGATTCCCGTTTGATTGATGATTTTAGTGTCTATGATAATATTTTGTACTGATTTTGGCAAGTTAGGATATTGGAAAGAAGCGTTATTAGAAGCGATTTCGATGTTGAATTTAGGTACTGTGGTGTCCGAATACAATCCTTTGGCAAAACCGGCTACGGTAAAATCTCCTGTGGTTTTCACATTGTCTAAACTGGCTGCATAAGCCGCTGGAATAACACCTAAGAAGTTTTTAAAGGAAGAAGTAGGTGTTTTAAATTTCAAGTCGTATTCCTGACCCGCATCGACTAATTGGATAAAACCGTCAAATTCTAATGGCAATTGATTGATTAAAGCCTTGTTTTCTTTGAAAGTGTATTTGCTTTTTTCTAAATCAATTCCTAAAACGGCGTCTAGAGTCAAAGCAACATGGTTCATGTAATTGACCTTGTCCATGTCCAGACTTATTTTGGCTGTTGATTTGGTGTCCAAATCTAATTTGGAAGCCGCAAAATCTCCGGTTCCTTCGTGATTCAGGCTGTCGATAAGCATTTTTATTTTCGAACTTTCATCAAAATATCGAAACTGAAAATTTTCCAGTTTATAATTCTGGATATTGAGAGCAAGCGGTTTGCTTTTAGACTCATCAGTGGAAGTTTTATCATCTTTTATGGCAATGTCATAATTCCCAATCCCATCTTTATTGAAAATAATATTGATTAAACCGTTTTTAGAACTAATTCCGTCAATATTTATAGGTTCATTATCGCCTTTAAAAAGTTCTTTGATTGACATTTTTAAATTCAGTTCGCCTAATGCAACTAAAGTGTCGCCTTCAAATGGAGCTTTGTTGATGATAGCTAATTTTTCGATGGTAACATTAGCATTAGGAAAGTTTTTAAATAAACTCAAATCGGCATCGGCAAAACTGACTTTGGCATCCACTTTTTGGTTGATAGCGTCAATAATTTTAGCTTTTATCTGATCCTTAAAAAAATAAGGTATTGCAAATAATGATCCTGCAACTAAGAGGATGAAGCTTCCTATAATTATCATTGTTTTTTTTAACATGGCGACGGATTTTGTCTTAATAAAGATGTTCTACTACAAAAATAAAGCATTAGCTGATAAGTAGTTTATAATATTTTCACAATATCTTACAATTTTTACCGGGCAATGCGGGATAAAAAAACCGTTTAAGAATGACTTAAACGGTTAATTGTTTTTTAATAAATCGAAATTTCAAATGGCATCATGGCCTGGATTCCTTTTCGGGATTGGAATTTCTTTACTTGCTGTAAGAGCTGGTAATTTTCGATGCCGATTTCCTCTTTTATGATGTTTTGTTTTGAGCTGCCAAAAGGGAGTTTAGCAAATACATCGTCAAGATCTTTTTCGTATTCGGGATAATTCTGAGTAGTGTAGTTTGAAGTTTTTGATAAACG
Protein-coding sequences here:
- a CDS encoding AsmA family protein; this translates as MLKKTMIIIGSFILLVAGSLFAIPYFFKDQIKAKIIDAINQKVDAKVSFADADLSLFKNFPNANVTIEKLAIINKAPFEGDTLVALGELNLKMSIKELFKGDNEPINIDGISSKNGLINIIFNKDGIGNYDIAIKDDKTSTDESKSKPLALNIQNYKLENFQFRYFDESSKIKMLIDSLNHEGTGDFAASKLDLDTKSTAKISLDMDKVNYMNHVALTLDAVLGIDLEKSKYTFKENKALINQLPLEFDGFIQLVDAGQEYDLKFKTPTSSFKNFLGVIPAAYAASLDNVKTTGDFTVAGFAKGLYSDTTVPKFNIEIASNNASFQYPNLPKSVQNIIIDTKIINQTGILNDTYVNLDKLSFRIDQDVFNAKANIKNITQNAIVDAALKGTINLGNLSKAYPIKLEKPLSGILKADVTTKFDMQSVEKSQYQNINNAGTMSLSGFKYTDENGKSMNISNAAIVFNPSRVNLKQFNASTGKSDLSVTGVLENFYGFIFKNQNLQGNFNLTSNQLAVNDFVTSEEKPKAVTTNTTTDNAKAKKTEAMKIPAFLDCTLTAKANTVLYDNLTLKNVSGKLTVKDEKLTMENIKTNIFGGSIGLNGAVSTKEKTPTFDMNLGLTQVDIAQSFTQLDMLKKLAPIAGIVNGKINSTIKLNGNLDANELTPDLKTITGDLLGQFLSTTINSSNSTLLTALTSNIKFLDMSKINLNDLKAAISFKDGKVSVKPFNIKYQDIQATIGGTHGFDQSMNYNIKFNVPAKYLGTEANTLISKLSAADAQKLENIPVNAILTGSFSKPKISTDLKTAATNLTNQLIQQQKTKLVNKGTSALTDIINKNKKAGDTTKTTIPATKAEVQTKAKEEVKAKATDLLNNLFNKKKKVVDTTKTN